In Mycolicibacterium phocaicum, one DNA window encodes the following:
- a CDS encoding SDR family NAD(P)-dependent oxidoreductase encodes MKHSIVAVVLDAGTEAGLATAHSLLADGHRVVVTARQAGPLVRITHGYPADRVYALAADTHDRSQLDQVLALSRARFGRVDMIVDPALYRSVLPASA; translated from the coding sequence ATGAAGCACAGCATCGTCGCGGTCGTCCTGGATGCCGGCACCGAAGCCGGCCTCGCCACCGCCCACAGCCTGCTGGCCGACGGACACCGCGTCGTGGTGACGGCACGGCAGGCCGGCCCACTGGTCCGCATCACCCACGGCTACCCCGCCGACCGTGTCTACGCGCTCGCGGCCGACACTCACGATCGCAGCCAGCTCGACCAGGTGCTGGCCCTGAGCCGCGCCCGGTTCGGCCGCGTGGACATGATCGTCGACCCCGCGCTGTATCGCTCGGTCCTGCCTGCTTCCGCCTGA
- a CDS encoding ABC transporter permease codes for MGAFALVELQKLRHDRTELVTRTVQPALWLLIFGQTFSRLHVINTGNVPYLSFLAPGIIAQSALFISIFYGIQIVWDRDAGILAKLMVTPSPASALITGKAFAAGVRSIAQVIGVLVIALLMGIHLSFNPLHILAAMAVVMLGSAFFSCLSMTLAGLVRNRDRLMGIGQAITMPLFFASNALYPVDIMPGWLHALSTVNPLSYEVNALRSLLLGTPGNTLLDVAVLAVTAVLGIVAASALLRRLVR; via the coding sequence ATGGGCGCCTTCGCCTTGGTCGAATTGCAGAAGCTGCGGCACGACCGCACCGAGTTGGTCACCCGCACGGTTCAGCCCGCGCTGTGGCTGCTGATCTTCGGCCAGACCTTCTCGCGGCTGCACGTCATCAACACCGGCAACGTGCCCTATCTGTCGTTCCTGGCGCCGGGGATCATCGCCCAGTCGGCGTTGTTCATCTCGATCTTCTACGGCATCCAGATCGTCTGGGACCGCGACGCCGGCATCCTGGCCAAGCTGATGGTGACGCCGTCGCCGGCGTCGGCACTGATCACCGGCAAGGCGTTCGCGGCGGGAGTCCGATCGATCGCCCAGGTGATCGGGGTTCTGGTGATCGCGCTGCTGATGGGCATCCATCTCAGCTTCAACCCGCTGCACATCCTGGCCGCCATGGCGGTGGTGATGCTCGGATCAGCGTTCTTCTCTTGTCTGTCAATGACTTTGGCTGGGCTGGTCCGCAACCGCGACCGGCTGATGGGCATCGGCCAGGCCATCACCATGCCGCTGTTCTTCGCCTCGAACGCGCTGTATCCGGTGGACATCATGCCGGGTTGGCTGCACGCGCTGTCCACCGTGAACCCGCTGTCGTACGAGGTGAACGCGCTGCGTTCGCTGCTGCTCGGCACGCCGGGCAACACCCTGCTCGATGTCGCGGTTCTCGCGGTCACGGCAGTGCTCGGCATCGTCGCAGCGTCGGCCCTGCTGCGCCGTTTGGTCCGCTGA
- a CDS encoding ATP-binding cassette domain-containing protein has protein sequence MSTPAVECDHVTHRYGDLTAVDDLSLTVGVGETMGLLGPNGAGKTTLVRLLTTLTPVQHGQIRIFGLDADRRTMDIRQNLGYVPQQLSIESALTGRQNVDLFARLYDVPRRDRRDRVDDALRAMQLLDVADRPAKTFSGGMVRRLELAQALVNRPSLLILDEPTVGLDPIARDSVWAQVAHMQQEFGMTVLLTTHYMEEADALCDRVALMHHGVLQAVGSPTDLKATLGPAGTLEDVFRHYAGSDLSGDDDRQTLKEIRAGRRTARRVS, from the coding sequence ATGAGTACTCCCGCCGTCGAATGCGACCACGTCACGCACCGCTACGGCGATCTCACCGCGGTCGATGACCTCAGCCTCACCGTCGGCGTGGGCGAAACCATGGGACTGCTCGGCCCCAACGGCGCGGGCAAGACCACCCTGGTACGGCTGCTCACCACCCTGACGCCGGTGCAGCACGGGCAGATCCGCATCTTCGGGCTCGACGCCGACCGCCGCACCATGGATATCCGCCAGAACCTCGGCTATGTGCCGCAACAACTCTCGATCGAATCCGCCCTCACCGGACGCCAGAACGTCGACCTGTTCGCGCGGCTGTACGACGTGCCGCGCCGCGACCGCCGGGACAGGGTCGACGATGCGCTGCGCGCCATGCAGCTGCTCGATGTCGCCGACCGGCCCGCGAAGACGTTCTCGGGCGGCATGGTCCGGCGACTCGAGCTGGCCCAAGCCCTCGTGAACCGGCCCTCACTGTTGATCCTCGACGAACCCACCGTCGGCCTGGATCCCATTGCGCGCGACAGTGTCTGGGCCCAAGTGGCGCACATGCAGCAGGAGTTCGGCATGACGGTCCTGCTCACCACGCACTACATGGAGGAAGCCGACGCGTTGTGCGACCGCGTTGCCCTGATGCACCACGGCGTCCTGCAGGCCGTCGGGTCGCCCACCGATCTGAAGGCGACGCTCGGCCCGGCCGGCACCCTCGAGGACGTCTTCCGGCACTACGCCGGGTCCGACCTGTCGGGGGACGACGACCGCCAGACCCTCAAGGAAATCCGCGCCGGAAGGAGGACTGCCCGTCGTGTCAGTTGA
- a CDS encoding MarR family winged helix-turn-helix transcriptional regulator, producing MPADTALSSDLTTGLFHTVGRFRRQLRRTAGGSFAGVTQSQAELLRLVGRQPGISVREAAQELGLAANTASTLVSKLAADNLLVRSVDPDDRRIGRLRLTAPAQQLADETRAARRAALDVVLKQLSTEQIDNLTKGLAVLAEMTRMLQEGQP from the coding sequence GTGCCCGCCGACACCGCCCTCAGCTCCGACCTCACCACCGGCCTGTTCCACACCGTCGGCAGGTTTCGCCGGCAACTGCGCCGGACCGCCGGCGGGAGCTTCGCGGGCGTAACCCAATCGCAAGCCGAACTGCTCAGACTCGTCGGCCGGCAGCCCGGCATCTCGGTTCGGGAAGCCGCACAGGAACTGGGCCTGGCCGCCAACACCGCGTCGACCCTGGTCTCCAAGCTGGCTGCGGACAACCTCCTCGTCCGCAGCGTCGACCCCGACGACCGCCGCATCGGCCGGCTCCGGCTGACCGCACCCGCCCAGCAGCTGGCGGACGAGACCAGGGCCGCCCGCCGGGCCGCCCTCGATGTCGTCCTGAAGCAACTCAGCACCGAGCAAATCGACAATCTGACAAAGGGTTTGGCGGTCCTGGCCGAGATGACCCGAATGCTCCAGGAGGGCCAGCCATGA
- a CDS encoding enoyl-CoA hydratase/isomerase family protein: protein MFPEYRTLLTAFDGGVVTLTLNRPERRNAFGDGMREELADAYSRCNAADDVRAIVLTGAPPAFCAGADLAAGDQTFAAPGPEFSAAGIPVPAWSLSKPVIAAVNGHAIGLGLTLALQCDIRIFAADARYGVVQVRRGVVGDAYSHWALPRLVGIARAAEILLTGTTFDGHRAAELGIAGRVLPADEVLPAALAVAHDIADNTAPMSVAASKRLLWESFELSRDEVGQRETEIHRAVMAHDDAKEGVRALQAGRLPR from the coding sequence GTGTTCCCTGAATACCGCACACTGCTGACCGCGTTCGACGGTGGTGTGGTGACGCTGACGCTGAACCGGCCGGAGCGGCGCAACGCTTTTGGTGACGGCATGCGTGAGGAACTCGCCGACGCGTACAGCCGCTGCAACGCGGCCGACGACGTGCGGGCCATCGTGCTGACCGGCGCGCCGCCGGCGTTCTGCGCCGGGGCCGACCTGGCCGCGGGCGACCAGACGTTCGCCGCGCCCGGCCCCGAGTTCAGTGCGGCGGGCATCCCGGTCCCGGCGTGGTCGTTGAGCAAGCCGGTGATCGCGGCGGTCAACGGACATGCGATCGGGCTGGGCCTCACCTTGGCGCTGCAGTGCGATATCCGGATCTTCGCCGCCGACGCGCGTTACGGCGTCGTGCAGGTGCGCCGCGGCGTGGTGGGGGACGCCTACTCGCACTGGGCGTTGCCCCGGCTGGTCGGCATCGCCCGGGCCGCGGAAATCCTCTTGACCGGAACAACTTTCGACGGCCACCGAGCGGCGGAACTCGGCATCGCCGGCCGGGTGCTGCCCGCTGACGAGGTGCTGCCCGCCGCGCTGGCGGTGGCCCATGACATCGCGGACAACACCGCGCCGATGTCGGTGGCGGCCAGCAAGCGGCTGCTCTGGGAGTCCTTCGAGCTGTCGCGCGACGAGGTGGGGCAGCGGGAGACCGAGATCCACCGCGCGGTGATGGCGCATGACGACGCCAAGGAGGGGGTGCGGGCGCTGCAGGCCGGGCGCCTGCCGCGGTGA
- a CDS encoding nicotinamidase yields MRALIVVDVQNDFCEGGSLAVSGGGEVARAITGLLARREYDHVVATADHHIDPGAHFSDQPDFLTSWPPHCVAGTPGAQFHPELDVSTVEAVFRKGPYSAAYSGFEGEVDAGTALADWLRARGVDEVDVVGIATDYCVKATAADAAEAGFRTRVLLDYTAGVSADGIANAVAALRDSGVTVV; encoded by the coding sequence ATGCGGGCGTTGATCGTCGTCGACGTGCAGAACGACTTCTGCGAAGGGGGATCCCTTGCGGTCTCCGGCGGTGGCGAAGTGGCTCGCGCGATCACCGGCCTGCTGGCCCGCCGCGAGTACGACCATGTCGTCGCCACGGCCGACCACCACATCGACCCGGGTGCGCATTTCTCCGACCAACCCGACTTCCTGACCTCATGGCCGCCGCACTGCGTCGCGGGCACACCGGGCGCGCAGTTCCATCCCGAGCTCGACGTGTCCACGGTCGAGGCGGTGTTCCGCAAAGGACCGTATTCCGCCGCATACAGCGGGTTCGAAGGCGAGGTCGACGCCGGCACCGCGCTGGCGGACTGGCTGCGCGCCCGCGGGGTCGACGAGGTCGACGTGGTCGGCATCGCCACCGACTACTGCGTCAAGGCGACGGCAGCCGACGCCGCCGAAGCCGGGTTCCGCACCCGCGTCCTGCTCGACTACACGGCCGGGGTGTCGGCCGACGGCATCGCGAATGCCGTTGCCGCCCTGCGAGATTCCGGCGTCACGGTGGTCTAG
- a CDS encoding TetR/AcrR family transcriptional regulator, with the protein MSEQALEPTRRRLTAKQADTVDRLSRAALDLLRREGFAGLTVRRVAADAGVGAATAYTYFSSKEHLVAEVFWRRLASSPPAAHDSDDPATRVTEVLRHIALLVIDEPEFAGAVTNALLGRDPDVEVLRQRIAGDIRSRLAAALGPDVDNDVIESLEMLYSGALVRAGMGFTSYDEIAGRLEKSARLMLR; encoded by the coding sequence GTGTCTGAACAGGCGCTTGAGCCCACCCGGCGCCGGTTGACGGCCAAACAGGCCGATACGGTCGACCGGCTGAGCCGTGCCGCGCTCGACCTGTTGCGCCGCGAAGGCTTCGCGGGGCTGACGGTCCGCCGGGTCGCGGCCGACGCCGGTGTCGGCGCGGCGACGGCCTATACCTACTTCTCGTCGAAGGAACACCTGGTCGCCGAGGTGTTCTGGCGCCGGCTGGCGTCGTCACCGCCCGCGGCGCACGACTCCGACGATCCTGCCACTCGGGTGACCGAGGTGCTGCGGCACATCGCGCTGTTGGTGATCGACGAGCCGGAGTTCGCCGGGGCCGTGACCAACGCGCTGCTGGGCCGCGACCCGGATGTCGAGGTGCTGCGGCAGCGCATCGCCGGGGACATTCGCTCGCGATTGGCCGCGGCACTCGGCCCGGACGTGGACAACGACGTCATCGAGTCGCTGGAGATGCTGTATTCGGGCGCGCTGGTCCGGGCCGGCATGGGGTTCACGTCGTACGACGAGATTGCCGGGCGGCTGGAGAAGTCAGCCCGGCTGATGCTGCGCTGA
- a CDS encoding TetR/AcrR family transcriptional regulator encodes MADGEVNAAQPFRGRLLDGLATSLETRGYRDTTVADIVRNAKTSKRTFYDQFASKEECFVELLRANNEDLIARIRAAIDPDGDWEQQVRNAVDAYVAHIASRPAITLSWIREAPALGDAALPLNRLAMEHLTDMVVDLTSGSGFERAGIAPISRPVALILLGGLRELTALLVEDGRDVAELTEPAVTAALAMLGTRSSAQHQPG; translated from the coding sequence ATGGCAGACGGCGAGGTCAACGCGGCGCAGCCGTTCCGCGGGCGGCTGCTCGACGGGCTGGCCACCTCGCTGGAGACCCGGGGCTACCGCGACACCACCGTCGCCGACATCGTCCGGAACGCCAAGACCTCGAAGCGCACGTTCTACGACCAGTTCGCGAGCAAGGAAGAGTGCTTCGTCGAGCTGCTGCGCGCCAACAACGAGGACCTCATCGCCCGGATCCGCGCCGCGATCGATCCCGACGGCGACTGGGAGCAGCAGGTGCGCAACGCGGTCGACGCGTACGTCGCGCACATCGCTTCCCGGCCCGCGATCACCCTGAGCTGGATCCGGGAGGCCCCGGCGCTCGGTGACGCCGCGCTGCCGCTCAATCGCCTGGCCATGGAGCATCTGACCGACATGGTCGTCGATCTCACGAGCGGTTCGGGATTCGAGCGCGCCGGCATCGCCCCGATCAGCCGGCCGGTGGCCCTGATCCTGCTGGGCGGCCTCCGTGAACTCACGGCACTGCTCGTCGAGGACGGCCGCGACGTCGCGGAGCTCACCGAGCCGGCAGTCACCGCCGCGCTCGCGATGCTGGGCACCCGATCGTCAGCGCAGCATCAGCCGGGCTGA
- a CDS encoding cytochrome P450, producing the protein MTETVTAELTERAPAIHLPPATGVPKFLQGVAFATNRRKFVNRMVPRLGPVFTCDAPVFGRAVMVTDPQLAKQLFAANPADVGNIQPNLSRVLGSGSVFALDGSEHRLRRKLLTPPFHGKSIKNYERIFEEETLRAAASWPEGKSFPTLEPMMHITLNAILRAVFGADGHHLDELRRIIPPWVTLGSRLAVLPMPPRTYGRFTPWGRLAEYRRRYDEVVGRLIDAVAADPQLESRDDVLALLLRSTYEDGTAMSRSDIADELLTLLAAGHETTAATMAWVFERISRHPEVLRRLEDEVAAGETDEYRLATILEVQRIRTIIDFAGRHVYAPTFQLGEWVIPRGFSVIVAIDHMHEDAKEFADPERFDPARFLGRRPPLAFLPFGGGTRRCVGAVFAQVEMDVVLRTVLRHFAIQVTSAPGEKVFSRGVAYTPKDGGRVTLRRRVTPL; encoded by the coding sequence ATGACCGAAACCGTCACCGCTGAACTCACCGAGCGTGCGCCGGCGATCCACCTGCCACCGGCGACCGGAGTGCCCAAGTTTCTCCAAGGGGTGGCGTTCGCGACCAACCGGCGGAAGTTCGTCAACCGGATGGTGCCGCGACTGGGCCCGGTATTCACCTGTGACGCACCGGTTTTCGGCCGTGCGGTCATGGTGACCGACCCGCAGCTGGCCAAACAGCTGTTCGCGGCCAACCCCGCCGATGTCGGCAACATCCAGCCGAACCTGTCGCGCGTCCTCGGCAGCGGATCGGTGTTCGCGCTCGACGGTTCCGAGCACCGGCTGCGCCGTAAGCTGCTGACCCCGCCGTTCCACGGCAAGAGCATCAAGAACTACGAGCGCATCTTCGAGGAGGAGACGCTGCGCGCGGCGGCGTCCTGGCCGGAGGGGAAGTCGTTCCCCACGCTCGAGCCGATGATGCACATCACCCTCAACGCCATCCTGCGCGCGGTGTTCGGCGCAGACGGTCACCACCTCGACGAACTGCGGCGCATCATCCCGCCGTGGGTCACCCTGGGATCGCGGCTGGCGGTACTGCCCATGCCGCCGCGCACCTACGGCCGCTTCACACCGTGGGGCCGGCTCGCCGAATACCGGCGACGGTACGACGAGGTGGTCGGCCGGCTGATCGACGCGGTCGCCGCCGACCCTCAGCTCGAGAGCCGTGACGACGTCCTGGCATTGCTGCTGCGCAGCACCTACGAGGACGGAACGGCGATGTCCCGCAGCGACATCGCCGACGAACTGCTGACGCTGCTGGCGGCCGGCCACGAAACCACCGCGGCCACCATGGCGTGGGTGTTCGAGCGGATCTCCCGGCACCCCGAGGTGCTGCGGCGCCTGGAAGACGAGGTGGCAGCCGGTGAGACCGACGAGTACCGCCTGGCGACCATCCTGGAGGTGCAGCGCATCCGCACCATCATCGACTTCGCCGGCCGGCATGTGTACGCGCCGACCTTCCAGCTCGGGGAATGGGTCATCCCGCGGGGCTTCTCGGTCATCGTCGCCATCGACCACATGCACGAGGACGCAAAGGAATTCGCGGATCCGGAGCGGTTCGACCCCGCGCGGTTCCTCGGGCGCCGGCCCCCGCTGGCCTTCCTGCCGTTCGGTGGCGGTACCCGGCGCTGCGTCGGGGCGGTGTTCGCCCAGGTCGAGATGGACGTCGTGCTACGGACGGTGTTGCGGCACTTCGCCATTCAGGTCACCAGCGCGCCGGGCGAGAAGGTCTTCTCCCGCGGCGTGGCCTACACGCCGAAAGATGGCGGTCGCGTGACCTTACGCAGGCGCGTCACCCCGCTGTAG
- a CDS encoding alpha/beta fold hydrolase: MTERITQYRNDGLTFDVVDSGPIDGDVVVLLHGFPQTAESWAAVAELLHANGFRTLVPNQRGYSPGARPKGRRQYTIPKLTDDVAALIDLVGGPVHVAGHDWGAAIAWALTATKPELVRTLTAVSVPHTGAFLKAMAVGTQALHSYYMLIFQLPWLGERFAQLAMPRSGMTADALAVTQAEVFDSGALTPALNWYRAMPFVNPKSAFTPVVRPTTYIWSDGDIALGRKGALLTEQFVHAPYKFEIVEGANHWLPDQHPELVARLIAERAGT; this comes from the coding sequence GTGACCGAACGGATTACGCAGTACCGCAATGACGGACTGACCTTCGATGTGGTTGACTCCGGCCCCATCGACGGCGACGTCGTGGTGTTGTTGCACGGCTTCCCGCAGACCGCCGAGTCCTGGGCCGCCGTGGCGGAGCTGTTGCACGCCAATGGTTTCCGCACCTTGGTGCCCAACCAGCGCGGCTATTCACCCGGTGCCCGGCCGAAGGGCCGGCGCCAGTACACGATTCCCAAGTTGACCGATGACGTCGCCGCGCTGATCGACCTGGTCGGCGGGCCGGTGCACGTGGCCGGGCACGACTGGGGCGCCGCGATCGCCTGGGCGCTGACGGCGACGAAACCCGAGTTGGTGCGCACCCTGACCGCGGTGTCGGTGCCCCACACCGGTGCCTTCCTGAAGGCGATGGCCGTCGGGACGCAGGCGCTGCACTCGTACTACATGCTGATCTTCCAACTCCCTTGGCTCGGTGAACGATTCGCGCAGCTGGCGATGCCGCGCAGCGGCATGACCGCCGATGCGCTGGCCGTCACCCAGGCCGAGGTGTTCGACAGCGGGGCGCTGACTCCCGCGCTCAACTGGTACCGCGCCATGCCGTTCGTCAACCCGAAGTCGGCGTTCACGCCGGTGGTCCGGCCCACCACCTACATCTGGAGCGACGGCGACATCGCGCTCGGCCGCAAGGGCGCCCTGCTCACCGAGCAGTTCGTCCATGCGCCGTACAAGTTCGAGATCGTCGAGGGCGCCAACCACTGGTTGCCGGATCAGCATCCCGAACTGGTCGCCCGGCTGATCGCCGAGCGCGCCGGGACTTAG
- the msrA gene encoding peptide-methionine (S)-S-oxide reductase MsrA — protein MTDTATAILAGGCFWGMQDLIRKQPGVLTTRVGYTGGSNDHPTYRNHPGHAEAVEIIYDPSQTDFRALLEFFFQIHDPSTVNRQGNDVGTSYRSAIFYTDDEQKRIAEDTIADVDASGLWPGKVVTEVTPAVPFWEAEPEHQDYLERIPNGYTCHFPRPGWKLPKRA, from the coding sequence ATGACCGACACTGCGACCGCGATCCTGGCGGGCGGCTGCTTCTGGGGGATGCAGGACCTGATCCGCAAGCAACCGGGCGTGCTGACCACGCGCGTCGGCTACACCGGCGGATCGAACGATCACCCGACCTACCGCAACCACCCCGGCCACGCCGAGGCCGTCGAGATCATCTACGACCCCAGCCAGACCGACTTCCGCGCGCTCCTGGAGTTCTTCTTCCAGATCCACGACCCGTCGACCGTCAACCGGCAGGGCAATGACGTCGGCACCAGCTACCGCTCGGCCATCTTCTACACCGACGACGAGCAGAAGCGCATCGCCGAAGACACCATCGCCGACGTCGACGCCTCGGGTCTGTGGCCCGGCAAGGTGGTCACCGAGGTGACGCCGGCCGTGCCGTTCTGGGAGGCCGAGCCCGAGCACCAGGACTACCTGGAACGCATCCCCAACGGCTACACGTGCCACTTCCCGCGGCCGGGCTGGAAACTGCCCAAACGAGCGTGA
- a CDS encoding nuclear transport factor 2 family protein — MTGNTFSREELIAAFDVFEQTVDRAAQTRDWDPWTDHYTEDVLYIEHAMGTMHGREEVRPWIWNTMENFPGSYMTSFPSLWKVYDEATGRVICELDNPMRDPGDGTIIGATNISIMTYAGDGLWSKQEDIYNPMKFLETTMAWCKKAEALGTLPEVAEEWMRKVGGRGRR, encoded by the coding sequence GTGACGGGCAACACCTTCAGTCGCGAGGAACTCATCGCGGCATTCGACGTCTTCGAGCAGACCGTGGACCGCGCCGCCCAGACGCGCGACTGGGATCCGTGGACCGACCACTACACCGAGGACGTGCTGTACATCGAGCACGCCATGGGCACCATGCACGGGCGCGAGGAAGTGCGGCCCTGGATCTGGAACACCATGGAGAACTTCCCGGGCAGCTACATGACGTCGTTCCCGTCGCTGTGGAAGGTCTATGACGAGGCCACTGGCCGCGTCATCTGCGAACTCGACAACCCCATGCGCGATCCGGGAGACGGCACCATCATCGGCGCCACCAACATCTCGATCATGACATACGCGGGCGACGGCCTGTGGAGCAAGCAGGAAGACATCTACAACCCCATGAAGTTCCTCGAGACCACCATGGCGTGGTGCAAGAAGGCCGAAGCGCTGGGCACGTTGCCCGAGGTGGCCGAAGAGTGGATGCGCAAGGTCGGTGGCAGGGGACGCCGGTGA